The following coding sequences are from one Mytilus trossulus isolate FHL-02 chromosome 8, PNRI_Mtr1.1.1.hap1, whole genome shotgun sequence window:
- the LOC134681542 gene encoding zinc finger protein OZF-like has protein sequence MLKGGEDFHVVTLKGTLQGHNKMLEGGEDVVTPNGTLQGHTKMLERGEDLHVVTLNCSLQGHNKMLEGGEDLHVVTLNCTLQGHTQASNTRHKCDVCAREFSQSSHLKRHLRTHTGEKPYKCDVCAKQFSQGYDLKRHLRTHTGEKPYKCDVCAIVFPCRAVLKEHMTSHTGEPHKCDLCGKGFSEPGRLQIHMRTHTGDKHHVCVICGKELSRLSGLRSHMRMHTGETPNKPHACDLCGKGYSRLTALQIHMRLHTCTSEKHDKPHVCDLCGKRFIKLANLQIHMRTHTGVKPHVCEVCGKGFRHQCNLKVHRRTHTSYKPNECDLCGKRFSQLSSLKIHMRTHTGYKPHDCDVCGKRFIQRCSLQIHMRIHTGDKPHACDLCDQRFNQHSHLQSHMRTHTGEKPFHCGVCGKQFSQRSSLLNHMRIHTGDTPYNCDVCDQQFSQHSSLEIHMRIHTGHKPHVCDVCGKELSHHRSLQIHMRKHTGHKPHVCDVCGKGFSDPGNFNKHKKKHTGKTVKPKI, from the coding sequence ATGTTAAAAGGAGGAGAGGACTTCCATGTAGTCACACTCAAGGGTACTCTACAGGGACACAATAAGATGTTAGAGGGAGGAGAAGATGTAGTCACACCAAATGGTACTCTACAGGGACACACTAAGATGTTAGAAAGAGGAGAGGACTTGCATGTTGTCACACTCAATTGTTCTCTACAGGGACACAATAAGATGTTAGAGGGAGGAGAGGACTTGCATGTTGTCACACTCAATTGTACTCTACAGGGACACACACAGGCTAGTAACACACGTCATAAATGTGATGTTTGTGCTAGAGAATTTAGTCAAAGTAGTCACTTAAAGAGACACTTGAGAACACATACTGGCGAAAAACCTTATAAATGTGATGTATGTGCCAAGCAATTTTCTCAAGGATATGACTTAAAAAGACACTTGAGAACACATACTGGCGAAAAGCCATATAAATGTGATGTATGTGCTATAGTATTTCCTTGCAGAGCTGTCTTAAAAGAGCACATGACTTCACATACAGGTGAACCTCATAAATGTGACTTGTGTGGAAAAGGGTTTAGTGAGCCTGGAAGATTACAAattcacatgagaacacatacaggtgATAAACATCATGTTTGTGTAATATGTGGGAAAGAGTTGAGTCGGCTTAGTGGTTTACGGAGTCATATGAGAATGCATACAGGTGAAACACCTAATAAACCTCATGCCTGTGATCTATGTGGGAAAGGGTATAGTCGGCTAACTGCTTTACAAATTCATATGAGActgcatacatgtacaagtgAAAAACATGATAAACCTCATGTCTGTGATCTATGTGGAAAACGGTTTATTAAGCTTGCTAATTTACAAATTCatatgagaacacatacaggtgTTAAACCTCATGTCTGTGAAGTATGTGGTAAAGGATTTCGTCATCAATGTAATTTAAAAGTTCACAGGAGAACACATACCAGTTATAAACCTAATGAGTGTGATTTATGTGGTAAAAGGTTTAGTCAACTGAGTAGTTTAAAAattcacatgagaacacataccgGTTATAAACCTCAtgactgtgatgtatgtggtaaaagGTTTATTCAGCGTTGTAGTTTACAGATTCACATGAGAATACATACAGGAGATAAACCTCATGCGTGTGATTTGTGTGATCAACGTTTTAATCAACATAGTCATTTACAAagtcacatgagaacacatacaggcGAAAAACCTTTTCACTGTGGTGTGTGTGGTAAACAGTTTAGTCAACGTAGTAGTTTACTCAACCACATGAGAATACATACAGGGGATACACCTTATAACTGTGATGTATGCGATCAACAGTTTAGTCAACATAGTAGTTTAGAGATTCACATGAGAATACATACCGGTCATAAACCTCATGTATGTGATGTTTGTGGGAAAGAGTTAAGTCATCATCGTAGTTTACAAATTCACATGAGAAAACATACCGGTCATAAACCTCATGTATGTGATGTTTGTGGAAAAGGGTTTAGTGATCCTGGTAATTTCaataaacataagaaaaaacatACAGGTAAAACCGTTAAACCCAAAATTTAA